Below is a window of Rhodoglobus vestalii DNA.
GTGGGGTCATTGACCCGGTTACGCGGGAAGAGTGGTACGGATACATCTCGAAGAATACGCCGTTGGACATCTGCCACTCGGATCGCTCAAACAAACGTTGAGCGAACTTAAATCGGTTGCGGTAATAGGTATTCCGGCCGTGAATCGATTCCCAAAGCTCGCCAACGTACGGCGCTGTGGATGCCCAGTCGTGATAGCTCATCGACTTCAGTTGCTCAACGAAGTAGCCGCCGTGCGCTTGGAAGCGTGGCACGGCACCACCCGGGTTTAACCCGAGCATAATCATCGGTGCGTCATTACCAATCAATTTTCCCGTATACGGTTCCGGAAATACGTCCAGGCGTACAGCGCCCTGGCCCTTACCTTGATACGACTTGAACCAGGCGCGGAGGCGCTCTGGCACCTCGAGATCTCCACCAATCCAGCGTTCGGTTTCGCGATTCCAAAACTCCACGAGATCATCGAGTGCAGACATATGCCAATGCTACTTGTAGTCTGTGGGCTCATATATGTGGGGCGCCGAAGATCTGGTGGCGTCGCTCGGTGGTTCGTCGTCCCGCGAAGACGATGGCCCGTACCGCGGTGTGGCGCTGCACGCGCGCTCGTCGGTGTTGCTAGCGGTTGGTGCCTATTCGAAGGCTATGATCGACGCCGTGCGTCGCGACATCGCTGACCTCGACGGGCTGGGTGCAGGGGCTCGGGATGCGGCAGCGGTCGGGTTTACGGCAACGGCCTGCATTCATCCCTCTCAGGTTGCGGTTGTTCGCGAGAGCTATGCGCCTACGGTCGAGCAGACCGCGTCGGCACGGGCACTTCTCGCCGCCGCGGAAACACAGCCTGGCGTCTTCACCTTCGAGGGTCGTATGGTCGACGGCCCCATCCTGCGGCACACGGAGTGCGTGGTGGCGCGGGCGAGGTTGCGCGAGGGTTAATCATTTTTGACGACTCGACCGGTGTAGGGTTTCGGCATGGCTGATGCTATCTCCGATCTCACAATAATTAGTGGTGCCCCAGGCAACTTTTCGAAAAGCGATAACCGCGCGTTCGTTCTCGGAGAGTGCCCAAACTGCGCTGGAACGCAACTCATTTTGCTTGGCTACAAAACGATATCCAGTCCGATTACGCGCTGGTTGAGGTGCGCAAACTGCGAACACGGGTTGGTTCAGAACGGCTCGAAGACGAGCCCGAGCACCCTTCCGCTGCGAGTTCCCAAAGGAGTTTCCGGGGGTGAACTCGAGCTTTGGAATGAGATTAGAGAGTGCCTAGGGGGCGGGACAACGACGGCTGCAGTTATGCTCTGTCGCAAACTCTTGCTACATATCGCAGTTTCGCAAGGGCTCCACGAGAAGGGCGAGAACGGCAGATCGCCCAACTTTCTCCAAGCAGTGAACCATCTTGAGAGCGAAGGCGTAATTACAAAAAAGATGCGTGTTTGGGTCGATCGAATTAAAGATGTAGGTAACGAGGCCAACCACGTCATTGCGTCGGTAAGTAAGGCTCAGGCAATGGACGTGGCAGAGTTCACCGAGCAGCTCCTTCGCCTTACGTATGAGATGGACTATCTGATTGAGAAGCGAGCGGAGCCTGAGGAATAAGGGGCAATAACGTAGCGAGCCCCTAGGAATCCAACTTCACGCTGCAGGGCTAATGCGGAGTTTTCTCCATTAATGAGCGCTCAATGTGTACTCGTCCCAACGTAACCACGAGGGCTACTCGCAATTGCTCGGCTGCCTCGACGAAGTCATCAGCTACAGACTGAGTCAGCTCGATGCCAGGCGCCCCATGGGCAACCTGATTGCGAATCGATTGAAGGTCCTTGGCGACGTTAGCTGCTTCTCTGCTTATGAGGTCGCTGGCGGATAGTTTGCGGATCACGCGAGGTACCGAACGGGCCTCTTGCCCAGACAAACCAAGGGAATGCCCAATTTTCTCGGTTACAGACTCGATGGCGGACCAGGAGCGGAGCATGCTGCCTGCGGCGGCATCGATGTCCTTCACCTTTTCGACTTTCTCTATCTTGGCGAGCGGATCCGATAACTCGGGAATCTCCTCGGACTCTGTGGCAGCCCGTTTCGCGCTCTCCTGTAATTTAACGCTCGCGCCAAACAAGCTTGCCTCCGTTATGCGAGCGAACACGCTAGTAAGCTGCCGCCGAAACACGAATACTCCGGTTATCGCTACGCCAGGCCAAGCAAGCGCCTGAAGGTATCTCAAAACCAGCTCTGCGATTTCCATGGGGCAATCATGACATGCCGAACACCACGACGGGCCCTATTCGTTCGCCTGCGTTCGCCGTGCGATAGCCTCCCACTATGGAGCCGAGTATCGAGCAAATCGCGAACGCGAAGCGAAAGATTCGCAAGTTTCTGGACCGCTCAGCGCCAGGACTGGGCGACCCGATATTGTCCCTACGCGATTCGGACAACGGACAGCTTCCAGCAATGAAACTTGTTTGGAAGAGCGAGGATGGGAAAAGCCCCAAACTTGACAGCATCACACGCACACAACTTGGGAAACGTGCCCTAGACAGCGTAATTGTTGAGTGTCGCGTCTTCTTTTTGGCAAAGGAAGATTGCTATCTGCCTGGCGTCGTGAAAGCGCTGCAGACGTTGTCTCCAGATAGGGCTCGTGCCCTCGATCCCTTGAAAAAACACGTCGGTTTAGTCATTCGCAACGGAGCACTTGTTAGCCCAGAAGGCGGAGCCGGCATGTACTCGGGTCGACTGGAAATGGACAACGGTGCGGGCCCCGGCAAGCTTCTCGGTAGCGATCAGATCGCGATGGACTACATCTACGGCATCGCTCTCCACGAGGACGAGGAAAGAATCGCTCGGTTGAATAACATCTCCGATATGGATTCGATCCGATTTGCGGTACTGATTCAGCTAGATCGAGTGCTTCGTGTGGTTGAAAACGTTCGAGCACAAGTCCTCGCCGACATTGGAGCCGAACATTTTATGCTCGAAGGACCTCGTTGATTGCCAGAACCGTCCACCATTTCATCTGCCATCAAAGATGCGGTCTATCGGCGACTTCGCTTTTAGTTCTGTATACCTCGGTGAAGAGGCGGCATGGCGCGACCGCTGGTGAGCTCCCACATCGAATCGGCCGAAGCATCCGGGGTCACCGCTGGCTTCGCGATGATGCGAACGTGACTCGAACTTATCGATTTCGTTTTAGGGAGTTCGGGGTTTCGTCGTAATAGTGATGCTCGACCGGCGCGCGCATCTCAGGATGTCACCGGCAAGCGACATGCTGTGGCTATGACTAGCGACATCGCCACCGAACCTATAACTGGCACTTCGAAGCGAACGCGAGTTTTTAACGTCGTATCTGATGGAATCACCGGCCTACTCGTAGTTATAATCATCTTTGCGCTGGTGGTTGGGTTTTCGATCGACGTTCTCGGGACGCCATTTGCTGTTGGGTTCGGTATTTGGGCTGCAGTTTGTGGCCTCGTATCGTTCCCCGCTCTCGCGGTGCTCGCGCTCTCGAAGCCTCGAATTCCGTTACGAGAGAGAAGCGCGTTAGCAGCTTCTGCGAGCTGGTTTGCGCGCGTTGTTTTCTCCGCTTTCGTGTTTGCGCTGTCAATCGTCCTTGGCTCGGTTGCTGGAGTGGTGGCGTCCAACGCTAGTAACGGAGGAGAAGACTTAGAGAGCGGGTTGGGGCTTGCATTTTCAGTGTTGGGTACCGCTGTGCTCTTCCCCACCGTCCTCGCCGCGGCTGCATTCGCATTTCTCGTAATGGGTACTCGCTGGTGTTGGGATCTAGGCAGTATCGTCACAGAAGGCCGCGGCGGGCACGTGCGTGCTCTAGTCGAGCGTCGATGGACGGGGCCTCTATCAATGTCGCCTAGATTGCACACGCTCGTCGACCTCTTCATCGAAGGAGGGTTTCTGGACGTGAGCCGCGTTGGGCTTGTTTTCACGCTCATCACTGTGGCGCTGAGCGTGGCATGCCTGCTGTCAGGTTTCTCAAACTAACGGCGTCATATCTCGGATCATTGCTTTTGCGGCGCGATTGGAAATATGGAATATTTAGCGCCAGCTCTAATTGTCTTGACCCCGGAGCACCATCTTCGTGCCGACTGTGATTTAGGTCACGTGTGCAGCGCTTGAGATCGCGTCGTTCCGGCCACCTCCCCGACTCAGACCATCGACCCCAAGTCTGACCCGCTCGACGGGTATGCGGCGGTTGTCGACTTGATTTTGCGTGTGGTGAGGCCGTTCTTCATGGCGTGAGCAATCGTGTTCGCGAGTTCGGCATAGTCGTGGCCGAGGAGGTGGGCGCCGATGATGCGGTCGGTGCTCTTGTCGACCAGAATCTTTGTCGCTCCGGTCGTTTCACCAATTCGGTAGTTGGAGAACCATCCGCTCGTGTCGGTGAATTGCACGTCAACGTCGAGGCTTACAAGCCGCGCAGCTTCTCTCGCAGCTGGTCAACAGTCGGTGCGCCGGCAAAGCCATCAGGGGTGACATAGCGGCGGCATGCAAACCCGACCGGCGCATCCGCTTGAGCAAAGGGATCGACACCATCGAAGAGGATGCTGGGCGACCCGCGAAAGCCCACACGCTCATCTTCTTCGACCGTGTCGACCAGGTGTCGGGACACCGTTATCCCCGGGAACTCTTCGACGAGCTCGCGGATGTGCTGATCGGCAACCTTCCAGTTGGGGCAGCCCTCGAAGAATTGCAGCGTGATTTCCATACCTTCACGGTAACCCCTGCAGTGTAGGTGAAGCTGAAGCGATGACGAACGCCGTGCCCGAACGCACGAACCAGAAACGTGATAGCGAACATCCAATATCACCTTTAAAGCAGCTAAAGTATATTAAGGGCATCAGCCACCCACGTTAGGAGCAGTCCACATGGCTTACGACGTCGACCTGCTCTGGAACCCTCACGATGCCGCACACCTCAGTCGCAAAGACCGAGCCCCCGGTCGCTACCGTGCCTACGTGCCCGACGAACTGGGGGACCAGCTTCCCCAGATAGGCCAAGAGGCACAGCAAGCCGCAGAAGATGCACTTGCGGTTCTTGCCCGAGCAGACGAGAGAATCGGCGCTCGCGGTGGATACCTCAATCACCTCCTGATCCGCTCCGAGAGCATCTCCTCCTCGTGGATCGAAGGCAACCGGGTCACCCCCAAAAAGCTTGCGATCGCAGAGTTGCTTCAGCAAGGCACGCGTGTCGCCTTGGACGTTGTCGCCAACGTTCGTGCCACGGAGGAAGCAATCGCCTCGCTCGCCGACCGAGAACGCCCCGTCACTACGGCTGACCTTGAACATCTGCAGCACGTGATTGAACCCGAGTTAGACGTGGGATTGCGCACTGAACAAAACTGGGTTGGTGGATCCGGCTGGAGCCCGCTCCGCGCCGATTTTGTGCCCCCGCCGGAATCGGAAGTGCGACGGCTCGTCGATGATCTCAGCCGTTTTGTGACCACAACACACGGGAATCCTGTGGCGCGCGCAGCGATCGCCCATGCGCAATTCGAGACCATCCACCCCTTTATTGACGGCAATGGCCGAACCGGGCGTGCCCTCATCCACACCGTTCTTCGCCGCACGGATGCTCTCAGAAACACGCTCATCCCCATAAGCACGGTCTTCGCCGGCGACATAAATGCTTACATAGCTGGGCTCACCGCGTTTCGAAAGGATCCACCCCGCCTAGATGACTGGATCATCGGATTCGCCAACGCCGCAGAGCTCGCCGCAGCAAACGCAGTGCGTCTCTCTGGCGACATCGCCGCGCTCGATGCTGAAATTCGAGACACACTGGTTCGGTACCGAAATGCCGAAGGCGTCTCACCGGCGACACCCCGTCGCGATGCCGTGATCCTCCGCATTCTCGACGCTTTGGCTACGGAACCAGTGTTAACGATAGAAACTGTCGCTGCGCGGCACCGGGTTTCTCCTGCTGCGGCGCACCGGGCGCTCGCGCAGCTGGCGGAGGCTGGCGTCCTAGGCCGCAACAAGGATCACAAAGGCAAGTTGATTTGTTGGACTGCCGATCGGCACCTTGCGCTCGTCGCGCTGACAGAACGCAGCAACCGTGTGGGTGCCGGAGATACCGAACACCAACGCCCGCGCCGCGGCCCGGCTGCGCCAGATCCCAATCAGACCGGGTTGCTGCGAGCAACCCCGAAGCACCAAGCAACCCCACGGAAAGTAAACAGGGTTCGCCTGAGGGACTTCGGCTAATCCTCAAACGTATTAACCATCGCGTGCGCAGCACGGTCGAGGTAGTCCCACATTTCGGCATCATGTAGCGGGGGCAGTTCTAGGGTGGTGAGAGCTGCCCGCATGTGGTGCAGCCACCGGTCACGAGCATCCGGGTTCACCTTGAACGGTTGGTGACGCAGACGAAGACGGGGATGCCCGCGCTCCTCGCTATACGTCGTGGGCCCGCCCCAATACTGCTCAAGAAAACCCGTCAGACGCTGGATGGCACCCTCCAGGTCGGGCTGCTCCGGATACATCGGCAACAGCACCTCATCGGTTGCCACACCAACATAAAATTCGCGCACCAGCTTCTCGAAAGTCTCCCGGCCACCGATCTGCTCCCACATGGTGTCGCGCGGCGCACTCATCGGCGCCGCCGGCCGAGTACTAAGGGGGAGGCTATTGCGTGGCTCAGGCTCAAGCTCAGTCATTTCTTGGGTTTCTCCTCGGGAAGTGTCACAGCTACGGGGCGCGTCTTGGGTGGTCGTGCACCGCGCACACTCGCCGCGCCATCAAACCCAGTCAACACGATCGAATTCAATGCCGGAAGTTTGACACCCATCTCGTCCAAAGACCTCTTGAGCCGACTGCGCAATTCACGCGCAACATCATCCTTAGTGGCGGATGCCGTCTTCACA
It encodes the following:
- a CDS encoding thioredoxin family protein, yielding MEITLQFFEGCPNWKVADQHIRELVEEFPGITVSRHLVDTVEEDERVGFRGSPSILFDGVDPFAQADAPVGFACRRYVTPDGFAGAPTVDQLREKLRGL
- a CDS encoding Fic family protein — translated: MAYDVDLLWNPHDAAHLSRKDRAPGRYRAYVPDELGDQLPQIGQEAQQAAEDALAVLARADERIGARGGYLNHLLIRSESISSSWIEGNRVTPKKLAIAELLQQGTRVALDVVANVRATEEAIASLADRERPVTTADLEHLQHVIEPELDVGLRTEQNWVGGSGWSPLRADFVPPPESEVRRLVDDLSRFVTTTHGNPVARAAIAHAQFETIHPFIDGNGRTGRALIHTVLRRTDALRNTLIPISTVFAGDINAYIAGLTAFRKDPPRLDDWIIGFANAAELAAANAVRLSGDIAALDAEIRDTLVRYRNAEGVSPATPRRDAVILRILDALATEPVLTIETVAARHRVSPAAAHRALAQLAEAGVLGRNKDHKGKLICWTADRHLALVALTERSNRVGAGDTEHQRPRRGPAAPDPNQTGLLRATPKHQATPRKVNRVRLRDFG
- a CDS encoding globin, which codes for MSAPRDTMWEQIGGRETFEKLVREFYVGVATDEVLLPMYPEQPDLEGAIQRLTGFLEQYWGGPTTYSEERGHPRLRLRHQPFKVNPDARDRWLHHMRAALTTLELPPLHDAEMWDYLDRAAHAMVNTFED
- the brig1 gene encoding anti-phage DNA glycosylase Brig1, translating into MSALDDLVEFWNRETERWIGGDLEVPERLRAWFKSYQGKGQGAVRLDVFPEPYTGKLIGNDAPMIMLGLNPGGAVPRFQAHGGYFVEQLKSMSYHDWASTAPYVGELWESIHGRNTYYRNRFKFAQRLFERSEWQMSNGVFFEMYPYHSSRVTGSMTPPADALREFVLDPLGELNSSFIFAFGKPWFDVPRRLDLKPGRDLNVKWATPSRTARAFPLKSGQELIVMAQNGYAGPPGAADTDALAKELKLR
- a CDS encoding DUF4145 domain-containing protein, with the translated sequence MADAISDLTIISGAPGNFSKSDNRAFVLGECPNCAGTQLILLGYKTISSPITRWLRCANCEHGLVQNGSKTSPSTLPLRVPKGVSGGELELWNEIRECLGGGTTTAAVMLCRKLLLHIAVSQGLHEKGENGRSPNFLQAVNHLESEGVITKKMRVWVDRIKDVGNEANHVIASVSKAQAMDVAEFTEQLLRLTYEMDYLIEKRAEPEE